GCGATCTCTTTTCGGTTGGAGAGGTATTGCCCTGTGATCGAGACTTTATCTTTGAGGAGGTCTTTCAAGGATCCCTGGAAAACCAATTCTCCGCCAAGCTTGCCGGGGCGCGGGCCAATTTCCAACACCTGGTCGGCGGCGCGGATGATGGCTTCATCATGTTCAACCACCACCACCGTATTGCCCATATCGGTCAGGCTTCTAAGGATGCGAATCAGACGGTCGATGTCTCTTGAGTGTAGGCCGATTGAAGGTTCATCCAGGACGAACAAAGTATCCACCAAGGATGTGCCTAGGCATGAAGTCAGATTTACCCGCTCTACCTCGCCTCCGGATAATGTTTTCGAGGGTCGGTTGAGAGTGAGATATCCCAAACCAACTTGGTCCAAGTAAGTTAGCCGCGTGAGAATGGACTCATAAGCTAGGTCGACCTGATGGTCACCGGTCGGTTTGAAATGATCGCGGACTAGAGGAAGCAGATCCTGGACAGGAATCTCATAGAGATCCGGCAACTGTTTGCCTCTCCATTTCCAGCAGAGCGACTCTGGCTGAAGACGCGTGCCATCACAGGCCGGGCATTCGTTATACGTGCGAAAGCGCGAAAGAAAAACGCGCACGTGCATCTTGTAGGTATTGTTTTCAAGCCAGTTGAAAAATCCTTTTAGTCCGTACCAGGCTTTCGCCCATTTATAGCCTGGCTTGCCGTAATTGGGATCTCCCTCGATGACATAGGCCTGATGTTCCTCCGGCATGTCCTCGAAGGGAATGTTGGTGGGGATTTTTTTCTTACGACATGAAATTTGTAGATCCTTCAGGCTCGCTCCATACACAGCTCCTTGCCAGGCCTTGATGGCGCCGTCGTCGATGCTTATTTTTCTATTGGGTATGGCCAATCGGTAATCGACACGGATGACGCGCCCAAAGCCCCGGCATTCCGGGCAGGCGCCTATCGGTGAATTGAATGAAAAGAGAGCGGGTGTTGCGGGCTTGAAGCGCTTGCCCGTTTTCGGCGAATGAAGTCCGGTCGAGTAATGGCCGCTATCTTTACCTGATTCATCAAAAAGGATGATCTCTCCCTGCCCAAAGTGGAGGGCGGTTTGGATCGACTCAATGAAGCGGTTGCGGTTCTTTGTATTTATCCGGATCCTATCCTGAATGATGAAGAGAGGGGCCTTCCCAATCATGGGTGGTTTGAGGTCTTCCAGGCGGGTCACCTTCCCTTTTAAAAGGGCACGTGTGTAGCCTTGAGCTTTCAGAGGACCCAGGATTTCTTCCCACTTCAATTGCTTGGGCTTATCGACCCGAAAAGTGGGGAGGAGTGTGGTGTCCAAAGAGTTGGCTCGGACCTTTTTCCAAATCGTTTCAGGATTGTCGTCTTCGACTAATTCCCCGGTTTCAGGATCGTAGAGCTTAGCCACGTGGCTGAACCAGACTTTGAAAAAGTCCGTCAGCTCGGTCATGGTACCGACAGTGGAGCGTGTCGTTTTTACCGTGTTGCTCTGCTGGATTGCGATCGATGGCCTAATATTTTCAACCGAGTCGAGTTGGGGCCTGTCCAAAAGTTCGAGAAATTGCCGGGTATACGGGCTAAACGTTTCCACGTAACGGCGCTGACCTTCAGCATGCAGTGTTTCAAAAACGAGCGATGATTTACCTGCCCCACTCAAACCGGTAACCACAATCAGCTTACCCAAGGGGATATCGAGGTCGAAGCCCTTGAGGTTATTTTGGCGGATGCCTTTGAGATGAATGTATTCTTGCTGAACAGACATGTATGCAGGGATTTATGACGCTGCAGGCCTCACCAGACGTGTGCAATGGATAATTGTGTATTTTGCATGTTATCGATATAGTTCTTAAATGAATCTTCATCACAGATATGGATATTGCACACGTCCTCGTGCGAACATGTCGAGTGTGCCTTCTTCTCGATTCAGTTACGCACACTTGTGCGCTCCATCATCTATCAGTCGTTAAGCTCTACATCTTCACTACGTGAGGCCCGCAGCGATGCTGCTATCCTTCTCGAATTGTGCAACTCCATCTGAAATATTTTTGCGACTTCTTGAATCTTTTCGGGGTCTAGATGTTGATAATGGCATAACTTTAAACACTTTGCATGGGAAACACTGCTGCTCAGAGCTTGTCAGCCCAGTCAGAATACTCTTTTTGATTGGTGGTTTCCTTCCTCATGCTCCCATTCTCTCACTTATTCGCTGCCTAAAAATAAAACTCATGGCTCCTCCAAAACGTAGAAAGAAATCTCGGAAAAAACTGATCGTATTCTCGGTCCTGATCCTGCTGTTGATTGTCGCCATGGCAGGAGTTTCGACCCGTAAAAAGGAGGAGATAGTCCAAGTGACTGTCGAAAAAGCCGAAAAACGGACAGTGACGAGCATCGTGTCTGCGACGGGGCGTATCTTCCCTGAAGTGGAGGTAAAGATTTCCTCCGAGGTGGCCGGCGAGATTATCGAGCTTCCGGTCGTCGAAGGCCAGTTGGTTAAAAAGGGAGACCTTCTGGTCAAGGTGGACCCAGACCGTTACGAATCGCAGGTTAGCCAGCGACGGGTCTCCATCAATACCGCGAAGGCACGATCTTTGGAAGCCAAGGCTCAGCGATTACAGGCAGAACAGGACTTAGGGCGCGTTGAAGAATTGTTTACCAAGGGATTTGCCAGTGAAAAAGAGTCGGATGATGCCAAGACACTGGTAGAGATCCGAAAGACTCAGGAGCAGGCTTCCTTGTTGGAGATCGAACGAGCAGAATCACTTTTGGAGGAAGCGCTCGAATTTCTGTCGTTAACAGTGACCTTTGCACCCATGGATGGAACGATCAGTAAGTTGGATTCTGAGTTGGGTGAGCGGGTGGTTGGAACCGGGCAATTTGCCGGAACCGAAATCATGCGGGTGGCAGACCTGACTAACATGGAAGTTCGCATTGAGGTGAGTGAAACCGATATCGTACACGTCAAAATTGGTGATGAGGCCACTGTTGAAGTTGATGCGATCGCCGATAAAAAATTTGATGGATATGTGACGGAGATATCCAGCTCAGCCGCCAACGTGAGGCAGAACAACGACCAACTGACTACCTTTGAAGTACGGATCAAATTAAGGGATCCGAGTCCTCAGTTGCGACCGGGTATGACTGCGACAGCAGATATTGAGACTGACACCGTAGAGGATGCCATTGCAGTTCCTATGCAGTCGGTGACCGTTCGGAAAAAAGAGGATATCAAGAAGGCGCTCGATCCGGATGCTGCCGAGACGGATGAATCCAAAGAAGAGGTAGCCAATAATGATGGCCCTGAAAACAAAGAGCAGGAGGAAAAGGACGCAAAGGAAGATCTTGAGCGAATCCTATTTGTAGTGAAGGACGGCAAGTCCATCATGCGAAAGGTCAAGACCGGTATCGCCGACAACTCCTACATCGTCATCGAAGAGGGGATCGAAGTAGGTGAAGAAGTGGTATCTGGATCCTATCGTGCAATTACCCGTCAACTGAAACATGACATGACGGTTACGATAAAAAAGCCGGGCGATGAAAAGAAGGACGATAAGAAAAGCTGATTCATCAGCCACTTGAGCCTAAGAATATGATTCAGACTTACAAAGGAGTCGGAGAGCCGACCATTGATATTGGCCGAGTCGAAAAGTTTTACGATCTTGGTAAAGCCAACATTGTGAGGGCGCTGGATGGAGTGGATCTTAAGATTTACAGGAACGATTATATGGCGATTATGGGTCCGTCGGGTAGTGGGAAATCTACACTGATGAACATGCTGGGTTGTCTGGATACTCCGACCTCTGGTCAGTATTATTTTGAGGGTGAGGATGTAGCCGACATGGATGACAATGAGTTGGCCTTCATCCGTAATCAGAAGATCGGGTTCGTCTTTCAAAGCTTCAATTTACTAGCGCGCGCCTCCACTTTAAGGAATGTGGAATTACCGTTGGTCTACGCTGGTATGCCACGATGGGAACGAATTGAAAAAGCGAACCTGGCTTGTGAACGAGTCGGTTTAGGTGATCGTGTTCATCACAAACCCAATGAGCTTTCAGGAGGCCAGAGGCAACGGGTAGCTGTTGCGCGTGCATTGGTAAACGAGCCATCGATCATTCTTGCAGATGAACCGACAGGAAACCTGGATTCGAAAACTGGGGCGGAGATTATGCAACTGTTCGATGAGCTGCATTCGCAAGGGAACACCATTATTCTTGTAACTCACGAGAAAGATATAGCGGCGCATGCCCATCGTTTGATTCGATTGAAGGATGGGAAAATTGAAGTAGATCAGGTCAATCAGCGGAATACATGAAGCGTATTTTGTCAGAGTTTTTTGAGAGCATTCGTATCGCCCTTGAGCAATTGAATGCCCACAAGACTCGAGCCATGTTGACCATGCTGGGCGTTATTATTGGAGTGCTTGCTGTTACTCTAATGGGCACGGCGATGAATGGGATCGACAAGGGGGTTAATGAAACGCTCGATGTCGTCGGCTCAGACGTGTTCTATGTGTCGAGGCAGACTTGGGAGCAATCGGAGGATGCCTGGAGATACCTGAAGAATCGCCCTTACATTCGGGATAATGAATCGGAAAAGCTGAATCAAATTATCGCTCAGACACCGGACTCAAACCTTTTTCGTGGGGCCCCCGCTGTCAATTGGTGGCCACAGGCCGATGTCAAAACGACTGAAAAATCGGTATCTCGAGTCAACACACTGGGCACTGATGAAAACTTTGAATTTATAAACACAGCTTCTATTGAAGAAGGCCGCTTTATTTCGGAAGTAGAGGCTGTGAGTGGCAGGTCAGTTGTGGTGCTTGGGTACGATGTAGCTGAAGCTCTATTCGAAGGCGAATCAGCGGTTGGGAAAACGGTTCGCCTCAAAGGCAGGGAAGTCGAGGTCATTGGTGTTTTTTCCCGTATGGGATCTTTTTTTGGTCTGATGAGTTTTGATAATTATGCGGTCGTGCCATTGAGGTGGTTAAGAAAGCACTATCAGTGGAAGCTTCATACAGAAATACGAGTTAAGATGGCGGAAGGTGCGGATAAGGAAGAAGCTCGCTACGAGCTCATCGGCGCGATGCGTCGAATTCATGGCCAGGTCGCTGAGGAGGAAGACAACTTCTCAGTTAATAGTACCGATTCGATTGAAGAGGGACTCGCTCCAGTTAAAATAGGATTAGCTATCGCGGGGTTTAGTATTACCGGCTTGTCTCTTTTTGTAGGGGCTATTGGAATTATGAATATCACTTTCGTGAGCGTAAAGGAGCGTACCCGTGAGATCGGTACGCGTAGAGCTTTAGGGGCTCGGCAATCCTCTATTCTGTTACAGTTTTTGATCGAAGCGATTTCTGTCTGTGTTGTTGGTGGTATCGTAGGCCTCGGAGTCGCCTATGCTCTCCAGGCGCTATTGAACTGGGCCTTCCCCAACTTTCCCTTCGTGTTTTCTTTTAGCCTGATCGTTGCGGCTATGGTGGCCTCTATTATGGTCGGCATTCTTTCTGGTATTATACCTGCGTTTTTAGCATCCCGGCTCGACCCGGCAACCGCCTTACGCCATGAGTGAGCGCAAACGATTTGATAGGAGTCGCCGGATTCGTCCCTTGGAAAT
This genomic stretch from Opitutia bacterium ISCC 52 harbors:
- a CDS encoding efflux RND transporter periplasmic adaptor subunit, encoding MAPPKRRKKSRKKLIVFSVLILLLIVAMAGVSTRKKEEIVQVTVEKAEKRTVTSIVSATGRIFPEVEVKISSEVAGEIIELPVVEGQLVKKGDLLVKVDPDRYESQVSQRRVSINTAKARSLEAKAQRLQAEQDLGRVEELFTKGFASEKESDDAKTLVEIRKTQEQASLLEIERAESLLEEALEFLSLTVTFAPMDGTISKLDSELGERVVGTGQFAGTEIMRVADLTNMEVRIEVSETDIVHVKIGDEATVEVDAIADKKFDGYVTEISSSAANVRQNNDQLTTFEVRIKLRDPSPQLRPGMTATADIETDTVEDAIAVPMQSVTVRKKEDIKKALDPDAAETDESKEEVANNDGPENKEQEEKDAKEDLERILFVVKDGKSIMRKVKTGIADNSYIVIEEGIEVGEEVVSGSYRAITRQLKHDMTVTIKKPGDEKKDDKKS
- a CDS encoding ABC transporter ATP-binding protein, which codes for MIQTYKGVGEPTIDIGRVEKFYDLGKANIVRALDGVDLKIYRNDYMAIMGPSGSGKSTLMNMLGCLDTPTSGQYYFEGEDVADMDDNELAFIRNQKIGFVFQSFNLLARASTLRNVELPLVYAGMPRWERIEKANLACERVGLGDRVHHKPNELSGGQRQRVAVARALVNEPSIILADEPTGNLDSKTGAEIMQLFDELHSQGNTIILVTHEKDIAAHAHRLIRLKDGKIEVDQVNQRNT
- a CDS encoding ABC transporter permease — encoded protein: MKRILSEFFESIRIALEQLNAHKTRAMLTMLGVIIGVLAVTLMGTAMNGIDKGVNETLDVVGSDVFYVSRQTWEQSEDAWRYLKNRPYIRDNESEKLNQIIAQTPDSNLFRGAPAVNWWPQADVKTTEKSVSRVNTLGTDENFEFINTASIEEGRFISEVEAVSGRSVVVLGYDVAEALFEGESAVGKTVRLKGREVEVIGVFSRMGSFFGLMSFDNYAVVPLRWLRKHYQWKLHTEIRVKMAEGADKEEARYELIGAMRRIHGQVAEEEDNFSVNSTDSIEEGLAPVKIGLAIAGFSITGLSLFVGAIGIMNITFVSVKERTREIGTRRALGARQSSILLQFLIEAISVCVVGGIVGLGVAYALQALLNWAFPNFPFVFSFSLIVAAMVASIMVGILSGIIPAFLASRLDPATALRHE